Below is a genomic region from Pirellulales bacterium.
TTGAGGGGTTTTGCGGATAATTCCGCCGCGTTTCGTGGGTGGCCCGCGCGCGATGGTTGACGAGATCGCAATCGGCGGCAATCCTAGACGCAAAGCACGTCTGCCCGCTTCCAGTGCCAACCGCATTCTAAGCTTGCACAACACGTCGCCGTTCGGCGATTCGCAAGCCCAACGGCGCTGAACAGACGCGGGCCCTCAAAACAAAATCGAACGAGATGCCGCCGAGCTATGGGTGCTTCTCTACCTATATCCATTGCCTCCGGATCGCTGCACGCGAGTACCGCGCCGATTCCCATCATTCACCTGTTGCGCGCCTTGGGATCGCACCTGATCGTGTGGCATCACCTGGCTTTTTACGGCCCGGTGTCCGATATCGCCTACACGACCTCGCCGGTGTTTTTTGACTGGCTAGTCGACTACGGGCGGATGGCGGTGCAAATCTTTTTCGTGATGGGCGGATTCGTTACGGCGCGCAAGCTCAGCCGGCCACAGCGCTGGACGCCGCGCGTACTGGGTAGCGAGATCGTCGCCCGCTACCGGCGGATCGGCATTCCGTATTTGGCCGCGCTCGTCGTAGCGGTCGTGGCCAATGAAGTGGCGCGGCGGTCGATGGAACATGAATCGATCTCGGCTACTCCGTCGGTCAAGCAACTGGTGGCGCACGCCGTGTTCTTGCAAGACGTGCTCGACTACGAGCCGCTGACGGCCGGCATTTGGTACCTGGCGATCGACTTTCAGCTTGGGATATTAGCGCTTTTGGTATTGGCCGTCGTACAATGGGCCCGTGGCGGCGGTAGCGACCCGGAAGCAGGATTTCGCGCTGCGCAATGGGTGTTCTGGCCGTTGGCAGGCGTCTCGCTGCTGTGGCTGAACCGCTTCGAACAATTTGACCACTACGCGCTCTACTTCTTCGGCAGCTATTTCACCGGCATGGTCGTGGCCTGGACGCTGGCCGGCCGTTTGCCGCGTTGGTCACTCGTGGCCTATGTCGCTCTGATCGCCGCGGCGCTGGCCGTCGACTGGCGGCCACGTCTGTTCGTATCGGCGGCAACCGCCCTGATGATTTTCGGCGCCGAGATGACACGCGAGCGACGTACGACCTGGACAAGTTGGATCGGCGGGTTGGCGCAGTTCTGGGGCGACCGCTCCTACAGCTTGTTCCTGATCCATTTCCCCGTCTGCCTGGTGCTGACGGCCTGGGTCGCGGACTACGTGGTTGACCGTCCGCACGCGGCGCTTGGCGTGATGATTCTGGAATACGCCGTCAGCCTGATCGCGGCCGTGGCCTTCTATCGACTGATCGAAGCGCGCCGTGCCACGACGCGCAAGTCCACCTTGCCGATGGCGCAGCGACAGCCGGCATAACGCCAGCGAGCTTCGCCTTTACAGCAGTTCGCTGATGACTTGCCCTTCGACCAAGGGCTGCGGACGGCCGACTGGGTCGACCACGTGCGTGACGGCTGGGTCGATGCCGATGTTGCGATAGAGCGTGGCGATCACGTCCTGGAAATGAACGGGCCGCTCGGTGGCGAACTCGCCCAAGCGATTCGTCGCGCCGATCACCTGCCCGGTCTTCATGCCGCCGCCGGCCAAGAGAGCACAGCTCACCTTGGGCCAGTGGTCGCGACCGGCGCCGTTATTGATCTTCGGCGTGCGGCCAAACTCGCCCCACGTGATGACGGTTGTATCTTCGAGCATGCCGCGCGTGGCGAGGTCTTCGATCAATGCGCTAAGACACTGATCGAGCTTGGCCCCGTGATCGCGGACCAGGCCGAAATTGTCGCCGTGGCTGTCCCAACGGCCGTAGCTCAGCGTGACGCAACGGACGCCCACCTCGACCAGCCGCCGGGCAATCAGCAACTGTTCGTTGACGGTCGGGGCTCCGTCGTACTGGAACTTGTACGGTTTGCCGTCTCCGTACCGCGCGAGCACGGCCGGAT
It encodes:
- a CDS encoding acyltransferase, which encodes MGASLPISIASGSLHASTAPIPIIHLLRALGSHLIVWHHLAFYGPVSDIAYTTSPVFFDWLVDYGRMAVQIFFVMGGFVTARKLSRPQRWTPRVLGSEIVARYRRIGIPYLAALVVAVVANEVARRSMEHESISATPSVKQLVAHAVFLQDVLDYEPLTAGIWYLAIDFQLGILALLVLAVVQWARGGGSDPEAGFRAAQWVFWPLAGVSLLWLNRFEQFDHYALYFFGSYFTGMVVAWTLAGRLPRWSLVAYVALIAAALAVDWRPRLFVSAATALMIFGAEMTRERRTTWTSWIGGLAQFWGDRSYSLFLIHFPVCLVLTAWVADYVVDRPHAALGVMILEYAVSLIAAVAFYRLIEARRATTRKSTLPMAQRQPA